The Corallococcus exiguus genome has a window encoding:
- a CDS encoding ABC transporter ATP-binding protein, producing MSLEDASLDIVPGELLAVVGENGAGKSSLMNVLYGLYHPDAGTFLMDGKPVRFKSPRDAIAKGIGMVHQHFMLVPTLTVAENVVLGREPTKRGLLDLDRACDEVAATAKRFGFQLDPRARVDTLTVGSQQKVEIVKALHRGAQVLILDEPTAVLTPQESDELSQVMRGLVAQGRTVVLISHKLKEVLGVADRVAVMRRGRTVAEVRASETTVSALASLMVGEGSKGAVMTGVPATAVATSGLSGTGTTGVAEARPPAPVEPDALTASAGPVMLEAKDLRTTGDNGRPALQGVSLTVRAGEIVGIAGVDGNGQRELAEVLTGLRKLDGGEGTLLGGPLAGLTPALAKERGVGHVPEDRLARAVVKAMTVEENVALGRHRQPPFARGPWVDFKGRRERTNQLLTAYDVRPNDPVVALQALSGGNQQKVVVARELDADPKLLVVVQPTRGLDIGAVAQVHERLRDAKARGAGVVMVSLDLEEVLSLSDRVYVLYEGRVTGHFPRKDLDERELGRRMLGAEGSHG from the coding sequence GTGTCCCTGGAGGACGCGTCGCTGGACATCGTTCCGGGGGAGCTGCTCGCCGTGGTGGGCGAGAACGGCGCGGGCAAGTCCAGCCTGATGAACGTGCTCTACGGGCTCTACCACCCGGACGCGGGCACGTTCCTGATGGACGGCAAGCCGGTGCGCTTCAAGAGCCCACGCGACGCCATCGCGAAGGGTATCGGCATGGTGCACCAGCACTTCATGCTCGTGCCCACGCTGACGGTGGCGGAGAACGTGGTGCTGGGCCGAGAGCCCACGAAGCGCGGCCTGCTGGACCTGGACCGCGCCTGTGACGAGGTGGCGGCCACGGCGAAGCGCTTCGGCTTCCAGTTGGATCCGCGGGCCCGCGTGGACACGCTCACGGTGGGCTCGCAGCAGAAGGTCGAAATCGTCAAGGCGCTGCACCGGGGCGCGCAGGTGCTCATCCTGGACGAGCCCACCGCCGTGCTCACGCCGCAGGAGTCCGACGAGCTGTCGCAGGTGATGCGCGGGCTGGTGGCGCAGGGCCGCACGGTGGTGCTCATCAGCCACAAGCTGAAGGAAGTGCTGGGAGTGGCGGACCGCGTGGCGGTGATGCGCCGGGGCCGCACCGTGGCGGAGGTGCGCGCCAGCGAGACCACCGTCTCCGCGCTGGCCTCGCTGATGGTGGGCGAGGGTTCCAAGGGTGCCGTCATGACCGGCGTGCCCGCGACGGCGGTCGCGACCAGCGGCCTTTCGGGCACCGGAACGACGGGGGTGGCGGAGGCGCGACCTCCCGCGCCCGTTGAACCTGACGCGCTCACGGCTTCGGCAGGCCCGGTCATGCTCGAAGCGAAGGACCTGCGGACCACGGGCGACAACGGCCGTCCGGCGCTCCAGGGCGTGAGCCTCACCGTGCGCGCGGGCGAAATCGTCGGCATCGCCGGAGTGGACGGCAACGGACAGCGCGAGCTGGCGGAGGTGCTCACGGGCCTGCGCAAGCTGGACGGCGGCGAAGGCACGCTGCTCGGCGGTCCGCTCGCGGGGCTGACCCCGGCGCTGGCGAAGGAGCGCGGCGTGGGCCACGTCCCCGAGGACCGCCTGGCCCGCGCGGTGGTGAAGGCGATGACGGTGGAGGAGAACGTGGCCCTGGGCCGGCACCGCCAGCCGCCGTTCGCGCGCGGGCCGTGGGTGGACTTCAAGGGCCGCCGCGAGCGCACGAACCAGCTGCTGACCGCCTACGACGTGCGCCCGAACGACCCGGTGGTGGCGCTCCAGGCGCTGTCCGGCGGCAACCAGCAGAAGGTCGTGGTGGCGCGCGAGCTGGACGCGGATCCGAAGCTGCTCGTCGTCGTGCAGCCCACGCGCGGGTTGGACATCGGCGCGGTGGCGCAGGTGCATGAACGCCTTCGTGATGCGAAGGCGCGGGGTGCGGGAGTGGTGATGGTGTCGCTGGACCTGGAGGAGGTGCTGTCCCTGTCCGACCGCGTCTACGTCCTCTACGAAGGCCGCGTGACGGGGCACTTCCCGCGCAAGGACCTGGACGAGCGCGAGCTGGGCCGCCGCATGCTGGGCGCGGAGGGAAGCCATGGGTGA
- a CDS encoding ABC transporter permease, giving the protein MGERTRQVLPSVLSVLLALAVCWFLIAITRDVDTATRAYLQMLWGGVGNWPAFLDGGSATTVLRPLGEAAMKAALLTLTGLSVAVAFKVGLFNIGAQGQMIWGALAAALVGAHVSLPGLLHVPLALIAAALAGAAWASIAGVLKLKRGVHEVISTIMLNWVAVSLVDNWLVIGPLRAVAEGASSITGTAEILPSAQLPRLLGDSSRLNLGFPLALAAAFGVWVWLTRSRSGYETRAVGLTPEAARAAGIPTLWRAGGAMALAGALAGLAGAVLVLGTEGRYPGSLGAPYGFDGIAIALIGNNHPLGAALSAAVFGVLRAGGTRMQLLGVHKSFPELIQGFALLFVAGRMVWLALLARRQKRAQAQGPAQAGAEVPRV; this is encoded by the coding sequence ATGGGTGAGCGGACGCGGCAGGTGCTGCCGTCGGTGCTCTCCGTGCTGCTGGCGCTCGCGGTGTGCTGGTTCCTCATCGCCATCACGCGCGACGTGGACACCGCCACGCGCGCCTATCTCCAGATGCTCTGGGGCGGCGTGGGCAACTGGCCCGCGTTCCTGGACGGCGGCAGCGCCACCACCGTGCTGCGCCCCCTGGGCGAGGCCGCGATGAAGGCCGCGCTGCTCACCCTCACCGGCCTGTCCGTGGCGGTGGCCTTCAAGGTGGGCCTGTTCAACATCGGCGCGCAGGGACAGATGATCTGGGGCGCGCTGGCCGCGGCGCTCGTGGGCGCGCACGTGTCGCTGCCCGGCCTGCTCCACGTCCCGCTGGCCCTCATCGCGGCGGCGCTGGCGGGCGCGGCGTGGGCGAGCATTGCCGGCGTGCTGAAGCTCAAGCGCGGCGTGCACGAGGTCATCTCCACCATCATGCTCAACTGGGTGGCGGTGAGCCTGGTGGACAACTGGCTCGTCATCGGCCCGCTGCGCGCCGTGGCGGAGGGCGCGTCGTCCATCACCGGCACCGCCGAAATCCTCCCCTCCGCGCAGCTGCCCCGGCTGCTGGGTGACAGCTCGCGCCTCAACCTGGGCTTTCCGCTGGCGCTCGCCGCTGCGTTCGGGGTCTGGGTGTGGCTGACCCGCTCGCGCTCCGGCTACGAGACGCGCGCCGTGGGCCTCACCCCGGAAGCGGCCCGAGCCGCCGGTATCCCCACGCTGTGGCGCGCGGGCGGGGCCATGGCGCTCGCGGGCGCGCTGGCGGGCCTGGCGGGCGCGGTGCTGGTGCTGGGCACGGAGGGCCGCTATCCGGGCTCGCTGGGCGCCCCGTACGGCTTCGACGGCATCGCCATCGCGCTCATCGGCAACAACCACCCGCTGGGCGCGGCGCTGTCCGCGGCCGTCTTCGGCGTGCTGCGCGCGGGCGGCACGCGCATGCAGCTGCTCGGCGTGCACAAGAGCTTCCCGGAGCTCATCCAGGGCTTCGCGCTGCTCTTCGTCGCCGGCCGCATGGTGTGGCTCGCCCTGCTGGCGCGGCGCCAGAAGCGGGCCCAGGCGCAGGGCCCGGCCCAGGCTGGAGCGGAGGTGCCCCGTGTTTGA
- a CDS encoding ABC transporter permease has protein sequence MFEVLHSLLFSTLDAAPALVFAALGAMLSERAGVVSVGVEGMMRTGAFCAAVAALVMPTPLAVGVGMAAGAGIASVHGFLSIRWRSDQVVSGMALNLVAMAGGTYLLESFFGPNGTPSITQLSRWNIPGLSQVPLLGALSGHAAPTYLALTLPFLFHLLLSRTPLGLRLRAVGDKPHAVATLGLSVPALRWGAVLGGGMMAGLGGAVLSTTVLDRFEQHTPSGLGFMALAAMVFGRWTPVGAFAAALFFAAGNALRIGLASSAPWLLDLVPQGFLLALPYLLTLLVLALQGQRGHAPAALGTPFEQESR, from the coding sequence GTGTTTGAGGTGCTCCACTCGCTCCTCTTCTCCACCCTGGACGCGGCCCCCGCCCTGGTGTTCGCCGCGCTGGGCGCCATGCTCTCCGAGCGCGCCGGCGTGGTGAGCGTGGGCGTGGAGGGCATGATGCGCACCGGCGCCTTCTGCGCGGCCGTGGCGGCGCTCGTGATGCCCACGCCGCTCGCGGTGGGGGTGGGCATGGCCGCGGGCGCGGGCATCGCCTCGGTGCATGGCTTCCTCAGCATCCGCTGGCGGTCGGATCAGGTCGTCTCCGGCATGGCCCTCAACCTGGTGGCCATGGCCGGCGGCACCTACCTGCTGGAGTCGTTCTTCGGCCCCAACGGCACGCCCTCCATCACCCAGCTGTCGCGCTGGAACATCCCGGGCCTGTCCCAGGTCCCGCTGCTGGGCGCGCTGTCTGGCCACGCCGCGCCCACGTACCTGGCGCTCACCCTGCCCTTCCTCTTCCACCTGCTCCTGTCGCGCACGCCGCTGGGCCTGCGCCTGCGCGCCGTGGGCGACAAGCCGCACGCGGTGGCCACGCTGGGCCTGTCCGTGCCCGCCCTGCGCTGGGGCGCGGTGCTGGGCGGCGGGATGATGGCGGGCCTGGGCGGCGCGGTGCTGTCCACCACCGTCCTGGACCGCTTCGAACAGCACACGCCCTCCGGCCTGGGCTTCATGGCCCTGGCCGCCATGGTCTTCGGCCGCTGGACGCCGGTGGGCGCTTTCGCCGCCGCGCTCTTCTTCGCCGCCGGCAACGCGTTGAGAATCGGACTGGCCTCCAGCGCTCCCTGGCTCCTCGACCTGGTTCCCCAGGGCTTCCTGCTCGCCCTGCCCTACCTGTTGACCCTCCTCGTCCTCGCGCTCCAAGGCCAGCGGGGCCACGCCCCCGCCGCGCTGGGCACCCCGTTCGAGCAGGAATCCCGCTGA
- a CDS encoding BMP family lipoprotein, translating to MLRRLHVLALAALLCACSKKSEDAPKAPSQTSTATKPPEGKPVVVGLVIDVGGRGDHSFNDASLRGLELWAAGKKYEGGKYVDAPAGEVRQSISSDLAALAPEVKPLPVQPLVLQSKAQEDYAPNLQLLVEQGAKLTIGNGYLLANAVRDVATENPDAKFLLIDSQLLDAQGKPKSLPNVRTVLFKEQEGSFLVGALAGLVTKTNKVGFVGGIEVPLIKRFDVGYRAGVRTTNAKAADALMAVYTGSFNSVSAGKEVAQDLIAKGADVIFHAAGTDGLGVIQAVKEARAAGKTVFAIGVDSDQSHLAPDAILTSMVKHSDLAVYQAAKELVDGKLTAGEQVLGLKENGVGMADVRVEFPGKAEALQKVEELRQQILAGKIVVPGTQAELSSFQVAQP from the coding sequence ATGCTCCGCCGACTCCACGTGCTCGCCCTGGCCGCGCTCCTGTGCGCCTGTTCCAAGAAGTCCGAGGACGCCCCCAAGGCCCCCTCCCAGACTTCCACCGCCACGAAGCCCCCCGAGGGAAAGCCCGTCGTCGTAGGGCTCGTCATCGACGTGGGCGGCCGGGGTGATCACTCGTTCAACGACGCGTCCCTGCGCGGCCTGGAGCTGTGGGCCGCCGGCAAGAAGTACGAGGGCGGCAAGTACGTGGACGCCCCCGCTGGCGAAGTGCGTCAGTCCATCTCCTCCGACCTCGCGGCGCTCGCACCGGAAGTGAAGCCGCTGCCGGTGCAGCCGCTGGTGCTCCAGAGCAAGGCGCAGGAGGACTACGCCCCCAACCTCCAGCTGCTCGTGGAACAGGGCGCGAAGCTGACCATCGGCAACGGGTACCTGCTGGCCAACGCGGTGCGCGACGTGGCCACGGAGAACCCCGACGCGAAGTTCCTGCTCATCGACAGCCAGCTGCTGGACGCGCAGGGCAAGCCCAAGTCGCTGCCCAACGTGCGCACGGTGCTGTTCAAGGAGCAGGAGGGCAGCTTCCTCGTGGGCGCGCTGGCGGGGCTCGTCACGAAGACGAACAAGGTGGGCTTCGTGGGCGGCATCGAGGTGCCCCTCATCAAGCGCTTCGACGTGGGCTACCGCGCGGGCGTGCGCACCACGAACGCGAAGGCGGCGGACGCGCTGATGGCCGTGTACACGGGCAGCTTCAACAGCGTGTCCGCGGGCAAGGAAGTGGCGCAGGACCTCATCGCCAAGGGCGCGGACGTCATCTTCCACGCGGCGGGCACGGACGGCCTGGGCGTCATCCAGGCGGTGAAGGAGGCGCGCGCGGCGGGCAAGACGGTGTTCGCCATCGGCGTGGACTCGGATCAGTCGCACCTGGCGCCGGACGCCATCCTCACGTCCATGGTGAAGCACAGCGACCTGGCCGTGTACCAGGCGGCGAAGGAGCTGGTGGACGGCAAGCTCACGGCGGGTGAGCAGGTGCTGGGCCTCAAGGAGAACGGCGTGGGCATGGCGGACGTGCGCGTGGAGTTCCCGGGCAAGGCGGAGGCGCTCCAGAAGGTGGAGGAGCTGCGGCAGCAGATCCTCGCCGGGAAGATTGTCGTGCCGGGCACCCAGGCGGAGCTGTCCTCCTTCCAGGTCGCGCAGCCCTGA
- a CDS encoding sensor histidine kinase has translation MNMQTTGTGSTSPQRPRVIAVDVESGGIERVRSILTPAGYDVLPARGTTAALEAVSRHSADLVLLDVERARTVGLAAYRRLREELSPPQFPILMLTPSADRQTRREVMEAGVDDLLTTEPLDPLELKVRVHTLLELKAHREQGGVQEVLQDPRTRWVRMERLARVGTLAADLATQMDQLGVGLQRALEHVRARASQGLPPDSEELLKLGVAGEQMRLHGQHLLSLGPSGPKDIQRFDLREVVPEVVSRLRAAGRLGRADVRAVLPEDPIAVVFNRRQVEQVVTELVCNAVDAVEDVKDRPRVVQVGVELPDMFGEFGPQLFVKDTGIGIFEDEMQAIFSPYYTTKAPEKSVGLGLTVARTLVESMGGKLTVKSRVNLGSTFTVELPEQTSSW, from the coding sequence ATGAACATGCAGACGACGGGAACAGGCTCGACGTCACCCCAGCGCCCGCGGGTCATCGCGGTCGACGTGGAATCCGGCGGAATCGAGCGGGTGCGCTCCATCCTGACTCCGGCGGGCTACGACGTGCTGCCCGCGCGCGGGACGACGGCCGCGCTGGAGGCGGTGTCGCGCCACTCCGCGGACCTGGTGCTGCTGGACGTGGAGCGGGCCCGCACGGTGGGCCTGGCCGCGTACCGGCGCCTTCGCGAGGAACTCTCCCCGCCGCAGTTCCCCATCCTCATGCTCACGCCTTCCGCGGACCGCCAGACGCGCCGCGAGGTGATGGAGGCAGGTGTGGACGACTTGCTGACCACCGAACCGCTGGACCCGCTGGAGCTGAAGGTGCGCGTCCACACCCTGCTGGAGCTCAAGGCGCACCGCGAGCAGGGCGGCGTCCAGGAAGTGCTCCAGGACCCGCGCACGCGCTGGGTGCGCATGGAGCGCCTGGCTCGCGTGGGCACGCTGGCCGCGGACCTGGCCACGCAGATGGACCAGCTGGGCGTGGGCCTGCAGCGGGCGCTGGAGCACGTGCGCGCCCGCGCGTCCCAGGGGCTGCCGCCGGACTCGGAGGAGCTGCTCAAGCTGGGCGTGGCGGGTGAGCAGATGCGCCTGCACGGCCAGCACCTGCTGTCCCTGGGACCCTCGGGCCCCAAGGACATCCAGCGCTTCGACCTGCGGGAGGTGGTGCCGGAGGTGGTGTCGCGCCTGCGCGCCGCCGGGCGCCTGGGCCGCGCGGACGTGCGCGCGGTGCTGCCGGAGGACCCCATCGCCGTCGTGTTCAACCGCCGTCAGGTGGAGCAGGTGGTGACGGAGCTGGTCTGCAACGCGGTGGACGCCGTGGAGGACGTGAAGGACCGTCCGCGCGTGGTGCAGGTGGGCGTGGAGCTGCCGGACATGTTCGGCGAGTTCGGCCCCCAGCTCTTCGTGAAGGACACCGGCATCGGCATCTTCGAGGACGAGATGCAGGCCATCTTCTCGCCGTACTACACGACCAAGGCCCCGGAGAAGAGCGTGGGCCTGGGCCTCACGGTGGCGCGCACCCTGGTGGAGAGCATGGGCGGCAAGCTGACCGTGAAGAGCCGCGTCAACCTGGGCAGCACCTTCACGGTGGAGCTGCCCGAGCAGACGTCGTCCTGGTAG